Proteins from a single region of Nitrospira sp.:
- a CDS encoding lysophospholipid acyltransferase family protein, translated as MSGLVYGILWVLVRVSAAVLFRYKVEGTLPRTGGILIAANHASYVDIPLLGCGMKRRAWYLGRNDLFPVPVLNGILQRLGWIPLRPGRLDREAFGKAISLIQAGKVVVIFPEGGRSHDGHLRQPKSGIGVIVSQTGCPVVPAYLKGTFDVLPTGARWPRFRQVTVKLGDPLTFESGHPKEHDKGDAKRFYQQVSRTVITHIAALGNVPPPMVGHEGGRVSPEPPTTGARNAE; from the coding sequence GTGAGCGGGTTGGTCTACGGGATCCTCTGGGTCTTGGTGCGAGTCTCCGCAGCGGTCTTGTTTCGGTACAAAGTGGAAGGGACGTTGCCGCGGACCGGCGGAATACTCATTGCGGCCAATCACGCCAGTTACGTCGATATTCCGCTTCTGGGTTGCGGGATGAAGCGGCGGGCCTGGTATCTCGGACGCAACGACTTGTTTCCTGTGCCGGTGCTTAACGGGATTTTGCAGCGGCTTGGCTGGATCCCGCTCCGACCGGGCCGGTTAGACCGGGAGGCGTTCGGGAAAGCGATCAGCCTGATTCAGGCCGGTAAGGTCGTGGTGATCTTTCCGGAAGGCGGACGCAGTCACGATGGCCATTTGCGGCAGCCGAAATCGGGCATCGGGGTGATCGTTTCGCAGACCGGTTGTCCGGTGGTGCCAGCCTATTTGAAAGGGACATTCGACGTCTTGCCGACCGGTGCCAGGTGGCCAAGGTTTCGGCAGGTGACGGTGAAGCTGGGAGACCCGCTGACTTTCGAGAGCGGGCATCCCAAAGAACACGATAAGGGAGATGCCAAGCGATTTTACCAACAGGTCAGCCGCACGGTGATCACGCATATCGCCGCCCTCGGAAATGTTCCTCCTCCCATGGTGGGACATGAAGGCGGGCGAGTGTCACCGGAGCCGCCGACTACCGGAGCTCGCAACGCTGAGTGA
- a CDS encoding HU family DNA-binding protein — translation MTKAQIIEQMSEKVTTLTKRQAEVVVNTIFDCIRDSLKNGDKTEIRGFGSFRLRARRMKEGRNPKTGATVAVPAKRVPFFKAGKELKELLNQ, via the coding sequence ATGACGAAAGCGCAGATCATCGAGCAGATGTCGGAGAAAGTCACCACGTTGACTAAGCGGCAGGCCGAAGTCGTCGTGAATACCATTTTTGATTGTATTCGAGACTCTCTGAAGAACGGGGATAAGACCGAGATCCGCGGGTTCGGAAGTTTTCGGTTGCGTGCGAGGCGGATGAAAGAAGGGCGCAATCCGAAGACCGGTGCGACTGTCGCGGTGCCGGCGAAACGCGTCCCGTTTTTTAAGGCCGGCAAAGAACTCAAAGAGTTACTGAACCAATAG
- the cmk gene encoding (d)CMP kinase produces the protein MIIAIDGPAGVGKSTVARQLASRLGYLYLDTGALYRAVAWKTLRSGIDPSHQEQVTALLPSLSIQMLFQNGAMLVLVNDVDVTNELRTPDVTAAASIVSAIPAVREWLLPVQRQIGQRGSVVAEGRDIGTKVFPSAPVKFFLEADATVRAERRHRELVAAGHGGPMEKTYQDLSGRDERDRTRAVAPLVPAADARLIDTSSLRIEDVVEQMLAVVAAIS, from the coding sequence GTGATCATTGCGATTGATGGACCAGCCGGCGTGGGGAAAAGTACGGTTGCTCGGCAGCTGGCGTCGAGGCTGGGCTATCTCTATCTTGATACGGGAGCGCTCTATCGGGCGGTAGCTTGGAAGACGCTGCGGAGCGGAATCGATCCGTCGCATCAGGAGCAGGTGACGGCCCTGCTTCCATCCCTCTCGATTCAGATGTTGTTTCAAAACGGTGCGATGCTGGTATTGGTCAACGATGTGGATGTCACGAATGAATTGCGTACGCCCGACGTGACGGCAGCGGCCTCTATCGTCTCGGCGATCCCTGCCGTCCGCGAATGGCTCTTGCCGGTGCAACGCCAAATCGGGCAGCGCGGCTCGGTCGTGGCTGAAGGCCGTGACATCGGGACCAAAGTGTTTCCTTCAGCGCCGGTGAAATTCTTTCTTGAGGCAGACGCGACCGTGCGGGCCGAGCGTCGCCATCGCGAGCTGGTGGCTGCCGGCCATGGCGGGCCGATGGAGAAGACCTATCAGGATTTGTCCGGTCGCGACGAACGGGATCGAACGCGCGCGGTCGCGCCGCTCGTGCCCGCAGCCGATGCGCGATTGATCGATACCTCGTCGTTGCGGATTGAAGATGTGGTGGAGCAGATGCTGGCGGTGGTTGCGGCGATCTCGTGA
- the sppA gene encoding signal peptide peptidase SppA — translation MADDQPTERSPKRSLLRKFLWVVGGGLGLLFLVNVLLPDLDLSGEDRIALIRIEGVILDAQETLGELKKFSENPSVKAIVLRIDSPGGGVVPSQEIYDAVRRVRTKSNKAVIASMGSVAASGGYYIAAATDRIVANPGTLTGSIGVIMEMANVEGLLQKIGVEGVVVKSGKYKDVGSPLRKMSEEERGLLQTVMDDVHKQFIEAVAEGRSLEVTEVQALADGRIFTGRQAKAAKLVDELGNLDDAIQLAADVVGIEGEPKVIEQRRRFSIRELLESKLSSVLPKFDFHSGVNLKYLMAY, via the coding sequence ATGGCTGACGACCAACCAACAGAACGCAGTCCCAAACGCTCTCTGCTGCGCAAGTTCCTTTGGGTCGTGGGGGGTGGTTTGGGGTTGCTGTTCCTGGTCAATGTATTGTTGCCCGATCTTGATCTCTCGGGCGAGGATCGCATTGCGCTGATCCGCATCGAGGGCGTCATTCTTGACGCCCAGGAAACGCTCGGCGAGCTGAAGAAATTCAGTGAGAATCCTTCCGTTAAGGCGATCGTGCTTCGAATCGATAGCCCGGGCGGAGGGGTGGTCCCCTCGCAGGAGATTTACGACGCGGTGCGCCGGGTGCGGACCAAGAGCAACAAAGCCGTGATTGCGTCGATGGGGAGCGTGGCGGCGTCGGGCGGCTACTATATTGCCGCCGCGACCGACCGTATCGTGGCGAACCCCGGAACCCTGACCGGAAGTATCGGGGTAATCATGGAGATGGCCAATGTCGAGGGCCTTCTCCAGAAGATCGGCGTCGAAGGCGTGGTTGTGAAAAGCGGGAAGTACAAAGACGTCGGCTCTCCGCTGAGAAAGATGAGCGAGGAAGAGCGGGGGTTGTTGCAAACTGTTATGGACGATGTCCATAAGCAGTTCATTGAAGCCGTCGCCGAAGGCCGCTCGCTCGAGGTGACCGAGGTTCAGGCGTTGGCCGATGGCCGGATTTTTACCGGGCGCCAGGCGAAAGCCGCGAAGCTGGTCGATGAGCTTGGTAACCTGGATGATGCGATTCAGTTGGCGGCCGATGTCGTGGGAATCGAAGGTGAGCCGAAGGTCATTGAGCAGCGCCGTCGGTTTTCGATTCGTGAGCTGCTGGAGTCGAAGCTCTCGTCGGTCTTGCCTAAATTCGATTTCCATTCAGGGGTGAATCTGAAATATCTCATGGCCTATTAA
- a CDS encoding 30S ribosomal protein S1, whose product MSTASTGNEPKLDRAALAALYEETFRNLEEGTITEGRVVALTKDKVVVDIGYKSEGMIPSDQFSPDDLQALKVGDSLQVYIEECEDDDGNLVLSKEKADKMKIWEELEKLFNEEKSIDGKIISRIKGGMMVDIGVKAFLPGSQIDLHPVRDLDGLVGKTFPLKIIKINHRRGNVVVSRRVLLEETRDTKRKTTLANLKEGQLIQGMVKNITDYGAFIDLGGIDGLLHITDMSWGRVGHPSEMFTVGDRVEVNVLKYDRETGRISLGLKQKSADPWTNVAGKYPIGTRVRGRVVSLTDYGAFIELEPGVEGLVHVSEMSWTHEVRHPSRVVTVGDQVEAAVLNVDPASRKISLGMKQTAPNPWDMIESKYPIGTKIEGKVKSLTDFGAFIGLEEGIDGLIHISDMSWTKHIKHPSELFKKAQKVDAVVLRIDKEKERLSLGFKQLSRDPWDDEIPARYHVGDSVTGKVSKVADFGIFIELEGGVEGLIHISEAGLDGAAKLEEKFKLLDDVAAKIIKVDREERKIALSLREHQSDSDRRQVDEYHSTQGALDQSLGRAAKQSRKKSQAED is encoded by the coding sequence ATGAGTACCGCATCAACAGGGAATGAACCGAAGTTAGACCGCGCCGCGTTGGCCGCCCTCTATGAGGAGACCTTCCGTAATCTTGAGGAGGGCACGATCACCGAAGGCCGCGTAGTGGCATTGACGAAGGATAAAGTCGTCGTCGATATCGGCTACAAGTCCGAGGGCATGATTCCGAGCGATCAATTCTCGCCGGATGATCTCCAGGCGCTCAAGGTGGGCGACAGCCTCCAGGTCTACATCGAAGAATGTGAAGATGACGACGGCAACTTGGTTCTTTCCAAGGAAAAAGCCGACAAGATGAAGATCTGGGAAGAGCTCGAAAAGCTCTTCAATGAAGAAAAGAGCATTGACGGGAAAATCATTTCGCGGATCAAGGGCGGCATGATGGTCGATATCGGCGTCAAAGCGTTTTTGCCGGGCTCCCAGATCGACCTGCACCCCGTGCGCGATTTGGACGGTCTCGTCGGCAAGACCTTCCCGCTGAAGATCATCAAGATCAACCATCGGCGAGGCAATGTGGTGGTGTCTCGTCGTGTCCTTCTTGAGGAGACTCGCGATACGAAGCGGAAGACCACGCTTGCCAATCTCAAAGAAGGCCAGCTGATTCAGGGTATGGTCAAGAACATCACCGATTACGGGGCGTTTATCGACCTCGGCGGAATCGACGGCTTGCTCCATATCACGGATATGTCGTGGGGTCGTGTCGGCCATCCGTCGGAAATGTTCACCGTCGGCGATCGTGTGGAAGTCAACGTGTTGAAATACGATCGGGAGACCGGCCGTATCTCGCTCGGACTGAAGCAGAAGTCCGCCGATCCCTGGACCAATGTGGCCGGGAAGTATCCGATCGGCACGCGGGTGCGCGGGCGGGTAGTGAGCTTGACGGATTATGGAGCATTCATCGAGCTCGAGCCGGGCGTTGAAGGATTGGTCCATGTCTCGGAAATGTCCTGGACTCATGAAGTGCGTCATCCTTCGCGTGTCGTGACCGTGGGCGATCAGGTGGAAGCTGCCGTGTTGAACGTGGATCCCGCCAGCCGGAAGATTTCGCTGGGCATGAAGCAGACCGCGCCCAATCCCTGGGACATGATCGAGAGCAAGTATCCGATCGGGACGAAGATCGAAGGGAAAGTGAAGAGCTTGACCGATTTCGGGGCCTTCATTGGACTGGAAGAGGGCATCGATGGTTTGATTCACATCTCCGATATGTCGTGGACCAAGCACATCAAGCATCCGTCAGAGCTGTTCAAGAAGGCGCAGAAGGTCGACGCGGTCGTGTTGCGGATCGATAAAGAAAAGGAACGGCTGTCACTCGGGTTCAAGCAGCTCTCACGCGATCCGTGGGATGATGAAATCCCGGCGCGCTACCATGTCGGCGATTCGGTGACCGGGAAGGTCAGCAAGGTGGCCGACTTTGGAATCTTCATCGAGCTGGAAGGCGGCGTCGAAGGGTTGATTCACATCAGCGAAGCCGGACTGGACGGCGCGGCGAAGCTCGAAGAGAAGTTCAAGCTGTTAGATGACGTGGCCGCGAAGATTATCAAGGTCGATCGCGAGGAGCGGAAGATTGCGCTCAGCTTGCGCGAACATCAATCCGACTCCGATCGCCGACAGGTCGATGAATATCATTCAACGCAGGGCGCGCTCGATCAAAGCCTCGGACGAGCCGCGAAGCAGAGCCGTAAAAAGTCGCAGGCGGAAGACTAA
- a CDS encoding PCP reductase family protein: protein MSSSDSLESAGAEIRWTDGALKRMERAPVFLRGMVRRLAEKKARELGYEEIDEVKLDQFKGQMMGSMGGATGMASAAEAMEKGQLPWTAAAKARLDAVPEFMRGMIKQIAEEMAREGGHMEVNIDLLDRVESMADARERELPPLTWSEGALALLQQKIKDSPPIALEFVSDMIRHDTEEVAREKGFTTIDETNVVQLWEAPQQKVAWSDEAWKRLQTSPDFVRSGIRKAAERRARKLGLSEIDSDSLTTFRNQAMMKAVKRIRSFGYNELTFDAFDTALTKTKRLQGNDQAEKRLQEIRGHFSDPNAKKPEGGTLGADLMGRFRRYLKGEGAL from the coding sequence ATGTCATCCTCAGATTCTCTTGAGTCTGCCGGCGCCGAGATTCGCTGGACCGATGGTGCGCTGAAGCGCATGGAACGTGCTCCGGTCTTCCTTCGCGGCATGGTCCGGCGATTGGCTGAAAAGAAAGCACGGGAACTCGGTTACGAGGAGATCGACGAAGTTAAGCTGGACCAGTTCAAGGGCCAGATGATGGGGTCGATGGGGGGCGCGACCGGTATGGCGTCGGCGGCGGAGGCCATGGAGAAAGGGCAGTTGCCCTGGACCGCTGCCGCCAAAGCACGGCTCGATGCCGTTCCCGAGTTCATGCGCGGGATGATCAAGCAGATTGCGGAAGAGATGGCTCGCGAAGGCGGGCATATGGAAGTCAATATCGATTTACTCGATCGGGTCGAATCGATGGCCGATGCCCGTGAGCGCGAGTTGCCCCCGTTGACATGGAGCGAGGGCGCGTTGGCGCTCCTGCAACAGAAGATCAAAGACTCGCCGCCGATCGCGCTGGAATTTGTCAGTGACATGATCCGACACGACACGGAAGAGGTGGCCAGGGAAAAAGGGTTCACGACCATCGATGAGACAAATGTCGTGCAATTGTGGGAGGCGCCTCAGCAGAAAGTGGCCTGGTCAGATGAGGCGTGGAAGCGACTCCAGACCTCGCCTGATTTCGTCAGGAGCGGTATCCGAAAGGCGGCGGAACGGCGTGCGAGGAAGCTGGGCTTGTCTGAGATCGACTCGGACTCCCTGACGACGTTTCGCAATCAGGCGATGATGAAAGCGGTGAAACGCATTCGATCGTTCGGCTACAACGAGCTGACGTTTGACGCGTTTGATACGGCGCTAACCAAGACGAAGCGGCTTCAGGGGAACGATCAAGCTGAAAAGCGTTTGCAGGAAATCCGTGGGCATTTCTCCGATCCCAACGCGAAAAAGCCCGAGGGGGGGACGCTTGGGGCCGATCTTATGGGTCGATTCCGCAGGTATCTCAAGGGCGAAGGGGCGCTCTAA